A segment of the Bradyrhizobium sp. CCBAU 53340 genome:
TTCGGCGTTTGGTTCCGGGCCAGGATTTCGTTATGATGGCAATCATGTACCGCGCCGTGACCCGCCAGATCGAAGTGACCGTCGAGCCGTGCTTTGTTCCGGAGCAGTCGTCGGCCGACCGCTCGCGCTATTTCTGGTCCTACACCATCGTCATCACCAATTCAGGCGAGGAGACCGTGCAGCTCAAGACGCGGCACTGGATCATCACCGACGCCTCCGGCCGGCAGCAGGAGGTCAAGGGCGAAGGCGTGGTCGGCGAGCAGCCGACGCTCGCCCCCGGCGAACGGTTCGAATACACCTCTGGCGTGCCGCTTTCCACCGCCTCCGGCTTCATGACCGGCCGCTACCAGATGGTCAGCGAAACCGGCGAGCGCTTCGAGATCGACGTGCCGACGTTCTCGCTGGACAGCCCCGACAACAAGCGGGTGCTGAATTAGCAAGACGCCGTAGGGTGGGCAAAGGCGCGAAGCGCCGTACCCACCATCTTCCCTAATTCGGGGATGGAAGGTGGGCACGCTTCGCTTTGCCCACCCTACGGCACCGTGGCCTACGCGTCTTCCACACCCGCTTCATGCGGCGTGAACTGGTACACCGACGAGCAGAACTCACAGGTCACGACGACCCTGTCATCCTTGACCATCGCGCTGCGATCGTCAGGCGAAAAGCTCTTCAGCATCGCGGCGACCGCGTCGCGCGAGCAGGAGCATTGCGCTTTCAACACAAGCGGATTGAACACGCGCACGCCGCGTTCGTGGAACAGTCGGTAGAGCAGCCGCTCGCCGGAGAGATCGGGATCGATCAGCTCGACGTCCTCGACCGTTTCGATCAGCGAGCGCGCCTCGACCCAGGCATCGTCCTCGGCGACGCTGTGCACCGCGGCGGCACCTTCGGGCGCATCGCCGGGATGCAGGTCCGCCTGCCGCGCGCGCTCCGGGGCCTTCGGCAGAAACTGCATCAGCATGCCGCCGGCGCGCCAGCGGTGCTTGCCGCCGTCGCTCGAGCGCCACTCCTCGCCGACCGCAAGGCGCACGCGCGTCGGGATCTGCTCGGAGCGCAGGAAATATTCGTGGGCAGCGTCTTCCAGGCTGCCACCGTCGAGCGCGACCAGGCCCTGATAGCGGCTCATGTCCGGCCCCTGGTCGATGGTCATGGCGAGATGGCCGCGGCCGAGCAGCGTCCCGGAATCCTTGGCCTCACCAAGGCGCGCGGCATCGAAGCGCGCGTAGGCGCGCAGGCGATCGGGTGCCTGGTAGTCCACCACCAGGAACGACACCGGACCGTCGGTCTGGGCCTGAAGGATGAAGCGGCCCTCGAACTTCAGCGCCGAGCCGAGCAGCGTCGTCAGCACGATCGCCTCGCCGAGCAGCTTACCGACCGGCGCTGGATAATCGTGCTTGGTCAGGATGTCGTCCAGCGCCGGGCCAAGCCGCACCAGACGGCCGCGCACATCGAGCGCGTCGACCTCGTAGGGCAGCACGGCATCATCGATCGGAACCGCTGATGGCGCGCGAACCGGGCCTTCCGGCCCGGTGCTCATGTCAGGGGATTGGGAAACCATGGGGCGTTATCTGGGGTCGGAGGATGGGAAATGGAAGGGGGCGCGAGGTAGTGTGTTCCGGGTACAGTTATGATCGCACAACGTTGCGACAAACGCAGCGTCATCCCAGGGCGCGCGAAGCGTGAGCCCGGGATCCATAACCACAGGCCTAAGTCATAGCGCGGGACGACAACTCCAAGTCATCGCCAAACAACTGCCTGTGGCTATGGGTCCCGGATCGGCGCGCGCCTGAGGGCGCGCTTGTCCGGGACGACGGTGGAGAATGGGGCCAGCGACGCAGCCCCACCACCGAGATCACTTCACCGCGTCAAAGCACCAGGCCAAAATGCCCTTCTGCGCATGCAGGCGGTTTTCGGCCTCGTCGAATACGACCGATTGCGGGCCGTCGATCACCTCGTCGGTGACCTCCTCGCCGCGATGGGCCGGCAGGCAGTGCATGAACAGCGCGTCGGGCTTGGCCAGCGACATCAGCTTGGCATTGACCTGGTAGGGCTTGAGCACGTTGTGGCGGTGCTCGCCTTCCTTGTCGCCCATCGACACCCAGGTGTCGGTGACGACGCAATCGGCGCCCTTCACCGCGGCTTCCGGATCGGTGCCGATCACGATCGATGCGCCGGTCGTCTTGATGAAGTCGCGCATCACCTTCTTCGGTGCGAGCTCGGGCGGGGTTGCGACATTGAGCTTGAACTTGAAGCGCTCGGCCGCATGGGCCCAGGACGCCAGCACGTTGTTGTCATCGCCGGTCCAGGCCACGGTCCGGCCCTCGATCGGGCCGCGATGTTCCTCGAAGGTCATGAGGTCGGCCATCACCTGGCAGGGATGCGAGCGGCGCGTCAGGCCGTTGATGACAGGCACGGTCGCGTTCGCCGCGAGCTCCAGCAGCGCCTCGTGGTTGAGGATGCGGATCATGATGGCGTCGACATAGCGCGACAACACGCGCGCGGTATCGGCGATGGTCTCGCCGCGGCCAAGCTGCATCTCGGCGCCGGTGAGCATGATCGGCTCGCCGCCGAGCTGGCGCATGGCGACGTCGAACGAGACGCGGGTGCGGGTCGAGGGGCGCTCGAAGATCATCGCCAGCGTCTTGCCCTCGAGCGGACGCACCGGCTGATGCGCCTTCTGCTTCGCCTTCATGGCGGAGGAGGCCGCGAGCATGCTCTTGAGCTCCGACAGCGGCAGCTCGTTGATATCAAGAAAGTGCTTTGGAGTTTTATTGGGTGCCTTGCTCATCAGCTTGCCGCCCGCTTGTTGCCTGACAGCGCCGTGCAGGCGCGTTCGAGCCTGATGACGCTGTCCTCGATCTCCGCCTCGGTGACGATCAAGGGCGGCAGGAAGCGCACGACATTGTCGCCGGCGCCGACGGTAAGCAGTTTTTCGTTGCGCAGCGCTGCGACGAGGTCGGCGGAGGGCACCACGGCCTTGATACCGATCAGGAGCCCCTCGCCGCGCACCTCGCTGACGATCTCAGGATGACGGTCGATGACGGAAGCGAGCTTCTGCTTGAGCAGCAGCGACATCTTCTGCACGTGGTCGAAGAAGCCGGGCTTGAGCATGACGTCGAGCACGGCGTTGGCGGCCGCGATCGCCAGCGGGTTGCCGCCGAAGGTCGAGCCGTGCGAGCCCGGGCCCATGCCGGAGGCCGCATCCGCGGTCGCCAGGATCGCGCCGATCGGAAAGCCGCCGCCGAGCGCCTTGGCCAGCGACATCACGTCGGGCGTGACGCCGGTGCGCCGATGAGCGAACAGATCGCCAGTGCGGCCCATACCGGTCTGCACCTCGTCGAAGGCGAGCAGCAGGCCCTTCTCATCACAGAGCTGGCGCAACGCCTTGAGGAAGCCTGATGGCGCCGAACGCACACCGCCCTCGCCCTGGATCGGCTCGATCAGGATGCCGGCGGTCTCTGGACCAATCGCCTTCTTCACGGCCTCGATGTCACCATGCGGCACCTGGTCA
Coding sequences within it:
- the apaG gene encoding Co2+/Mg2+ efflux protein ApaG; the protein is MYRAVTRQIEVTVEPCFVPEQSSADRSRYFWSYTIVITNSGEETVQLKTRHWIITDASGRQQEVKGEGVVGEQPTLAPGERFEYTSGVPLSTASGFMTGRYQMVSETGERFEIDVPTFSLDSPDNKRVLN
- a CDS encoding Hsp33 family molecular chaperone, with amino-acid sequence MVSQSPDMSTGPEGPVRAPSAVPIDDAVLPYEVDALDVRGRLVRLGPALDDILTKHDYPAPVGKLLGEAIVLTTLLGSALKFEGRFILQAQTDGPVSFLVVDYQAPDRLRAYARFDAARLGEAKDSGTLLGRGHLAMTIDQGPDMSRYQGLVALDGGSLEDAAHEYFLRSEQIPTRVRLAVGEEWRSSDGGKHRWRAGGMLMQFLPKAPERARQADLHPGDAPEGAAAVHSVAEDDAWVEARSLIETVEDVELIDPDLSGERLLYRLFHERGVRVFNPLVLKAQCSCSRDAVAAMLKSFSPDDRSAMVKDDRVVVTCEFCSSVYQFTPHEAGVEDA
- the argF gene encoding ornithine carbamoyltransferase, with the translated sequence MSKAPNKTPKHFLDINELPLSELKSMLAASSAMKAKQKAHQPVRPLEGKTLAMIFERPSTRTRVSFDVAMRQLGGEPIMLTGAEMQLGRGETIADTARVLSRYVDAIMIRILNHEALLELAANATVPVINGLTRRSHPCQVMADLMTFEEHRGPIEGRTVAWTGDDNNVLASWAHAAERFKFKLNVATPPELAPKKVMRDFIKTTGASIVIGTDPEAAVKGADCVVTDTWVSMGDKEGEHRHNVLKPYQVNAKLMSLAKPDALFMHCLPAHRGEEVTDEVIDGPQSVVFDEAENRLHAQKGILAWCFDAVK
- a CDS encoding aspartate aminotransferase family protein, translating into MTNSAAPHLLPVFARADIGFERGEGVWLIATNGDRYLDFTSGVAVNALGHAHPALVKALQEQATKLWHMSNLFQSPDGERLAARLCSESFADFVFFCNSGAEALEGVIKLVRHHHFSKGHPERYRIITFEGAFHGRTLATLAATGSAKYLEGFGPPMDGFDQVPHGDIEAVKKAIGPETAGILIEPIQGEGGVRSAPSGFLKALRQLCDEKGLLLAFDEVQTGMGRTGDLFAHRRTGVTPDVMSLAKALGGGFPIGAILATADAASGMGPGSHGSTFGGNPLAIAAANAVLDVMLKPGFFDHVQKMSLLLKQKLASVIDRHPEIVSEVRGEGLLIGIKAVVPSADLVAALRNEKLLTVGAGDNVVRFLPPLIVTEAEIEDSVIRLERACTALSGNKRAAS